A single Brassica rapa cultivar Chiifu-401-42 chromosome A04, CAAS_Brap_v3.01, whole genome shotgun sequence DNA region contains:
- the LOC103864399 gene encoding GTP-binding protein At2g22870, with translation MLILRCRFITINLAPLRPSHFQSHKLFHTTRFFRTPNLISTPRITSSSLPTTRSISDEARFARSVLFIPPGVEIEELTDDMVLPGSNIVIGPFAGHSQIKQVEFVKSSARARDCPKDDLPEIAILGRSNVGKSSLINCLVRKKEVALTSKKPGKTQLINHFLVNKSWYIVDLPGYGFAKVSDAAKTDWSAFTKGYFLNRDTLVCVLLLIDASVPPQKIDLDCANWLGRNNVPLTFVFTKCDKMKAAKGKRPDENIKAFQQIIRENFKQHPPWILTSSVSGLGRDELLLHMSQLRNYWDQ, from the exons ATGCTGATCCTCCGATGTCGATTCATAACGATAAATCTCGCTCCTTTACGACCTTCACACTTCCAATCACACAAACTCTTCCACACAACCCGATTCTTCCGTACTCCGAATCTCATCTCTACCCCACGAATCACATCTTCCTCTCTCCCCACGACCCGTTCCATCTCCGACGAAGCTAGATTCGCTCGCTCCGTCCTCTTCATACCTCCCGGCGTCGAAATCGAGGAGTTAACTGATGATATGGTGCTCCCGGGCTCCAACATCGTCATCGGACCTTTCGCGGGTCACTCCCAGATCAAACAAGTCGAGTTCGTCAAGAGCAGCGCTCGTGCTCGAGACTGTCCTAAAGACGACCTCCCTGAGATTGCCATCTTGGGTCGTTCCAATGTCGGAAAATCTTCGCTTATCAACTGTTTGGTCCGTAAAAAAGAAGTCGCTCTCACTTCCAAGAAACCTG gaAAGACTCAGCTTATCAATCACTTCTTGGTGAATAAGAGTTGGTACATTGTGGATTTGCCTGGTTATGGGTTTGCTAAAGTGTCAGATGCTGCGAAGACGGATTGGTCTGCGTTTACTAAAGGTTACTTCTTGAATAGAGACACACTTGTTTGTGTGCTTCTTCTGATTGATGCAAGCGTTCCTCCTCAGAAGATTGATCTTGATTGTGCGAATTGGCTCGGTCGCAACAAT GTACCGTTGACTTTTGTGTTTACTAAGTGTGATAAAATGAAGGCGGCGAAAGGGAAGAGACCTGATGAGAACATTAAAGCTTTTCAACAGATCATTAGAGAGAATTTCAAACAGCATCCTCCTTGGATTTTGACGAGTAGTGTGTCTGGTTTGGGCAGAGACGAGCTTCTCCTTCACATGTCGCAGCTGAGAAACTATTGGGAtcaatag
- the LOC103864401 gene encoding BAHD acyltransferase BIA1-like has translation MEMDLKLEVMGREVVKPATPSPHDHLQLSLVDFSCPAVYVSIMFLYKSEELVTASPEIISNKLKCSLSETLSRFYPLAGEIEGVSINCNDKGAVFTQARTHLLLPEVLKNRNVNSLEELYPKIEAGDSPTKWPLLSAHITFFGSGSGVAVSVCISHRICDASSLHMLLTDWAATTANKKSNVSTHQFAEATIYPPAPPHMALLHPPTMDLKKCIMNRFVFESSKIAELKRKAASQSVPMPTRVEAITSVIWKCATNASRSNLVAPRSTLMYQAMDLRIRLPSNVLSHDTIGNLQTAFFLKKDAESKLEISETVASFRTAKEGLNKMLKDNVQGNTVGKGLLSVMGSCMSEFKPDIDIYTMSSWCGKPFYEVDFGWGSPFWMGSPSRTIYDNMVYIALMDSKDGGGVEAWISLPAEDMSVFVHDQELLAYAVLNPPVHI, from the coding sequence ATGGAAATGGACTTAAAGCTTGAGGTGATGGGGAGAGAAGTGGTCAAACCTGCTACACCCTCACCTCATGATCACCTTCAACTCTCTCTTGTTGATTTCTCTTGCCCTGCAGTTTACGTGTCAATCATGTTCCTCTACAAATCTGAAGAACTAGTCACTGCATCGCCGGAGATCATCTCAAATAAACTGAAATGCTCTCTGTCCGAGACTCTCTCTCGCTTCTATCCACTCGCTGGAGAGATAGAAGGCGTCTCCATCAACTGCAATGACAAAGGAGCCGTCTTCACTCAAGCACGCACCCATCTCCTTCTCCCCGAGGTCTTGAAAAACCGCAACGTTAACTCTCTAGAGGAACTCTACCCAAAGATCGAGGCGGGAGATTCTCCAACGAAATGGCCATTGTTGAGTGCCCATATCACTTTCTTCGGGTCTGGATCAGGAGTGGCTGTCTCGGTCTGTATCTCTCACAGGATATGTGATGCGTCTTCATTGCATATGTTGTTAACAGACTGGGCAGCCACGACGGCAAACAAGAAGTCAAATGTGAGCACTCATCAGTTTGCTGAAGCCACCATTTATCCTCCTGCTCCTCCTCACATGGCTCTATTACACCCCCCAACAATGGACTTAAAGAAGTGTATAATGAACCGTTTCGTCTTTGAGTCCTCTAAGATCGCTGAGCTCAAACGCAAGGCCGCCAGCCAAAGCGTCCCGATGCCTACACGTGTGGAAGCTATCACGTCAGTTATATGGAAATGTGCTACAAATGCCTCACGGTCTAACTTGGTTGCTCCAAGGTCAACGCTCATGTATCAAGCCATGGACTTGCGGATTAGGCTTCCTTCTAATGTTTTGTCACATGACACGATTGGTAACTTACAAACAGCATTCTTTCTCAAGAAAGACGCAGAGAGCAAACTGGAGATCAGTGAAACCGTGGCCTCGTTCAGGACCGCCAAAGAAGGACTCAACAAGATGTTAAAAGATAATGTCCAAGGCAATACAGTTGGTAAGGGTTTGCTGAGCGTGATGGGAAGTTGTATGTCGGAGTTCAAACCTGACATAGACATATACACAATGTCTAGCTGGTGCGGAAAGCCTTTTTACGAAGTTGATTTTGGATGGGGTAGTCCGTTCTGGATGGGATCCCCTTCACGTACCATATATGACAACATGGTGTATATTGCACTGATGGACTCAAAGGATGGGGGAGGTGTGGAAGCATGGATAAGCTTACCTGCAGAAGACATGTCTGTGTTTGTCCATGACCAAGAGTTGCTTGCTTATGCAGTCCTAAATCCCCCCGTACATATCTAA
- the LOC103864398 gene encoding phytosulfokines 2 produces MANFSALLTITLLLCSTLMCTARPDPTFSTSITIVTADPLEKSIEGKLDEFAEENCGANDEDCLMRRSLVAHVDYIYTQKQKKNL; encoded by the exons ATGGCAAACTTCTCTGCTCTTCTCACGATAACTCTCCTCCTTTGCTCCACGCTGATGTGCACCGCCCGTCCCGACCCGACCTTTTCGACCTCTATCACAATCGTTACGGCTGACCCGCTG GAAAAGAGCATAGAAGGAAAACTGGATGAATTCGCAGAAGAGAACTGTGGTGCTAACGACGAAGATTGCCTAATGAGGAGGTCTCTGGTTGCTCATGTTGATTACATCTATACCCAGAAACAGAAGAAGAATCTTTGA
- the LOC103864397 gene encoding squalene epoxidase 3: MKLAVIQNLPRLGLTTTTASLGSPFLSPRLSLSTRRLRNTSLTTGAAFPRRKKDGHERASLISAGTVIMAPAIEFDQFILATFFASLFALVLVFVLRRSSRDRKDDANSNRSKMNRGLVAVSSQNDPVSTEEDDSGIDVIIVGAGVAGAALAHTLGKEGRRVHVIERDLSEQDRIVGELLQPGGYLKLIELGLEDCVKEIDAQRVLGYALFKDGKHTKLSYPLEAFDSDVSGRSFHNGRFVQRMRDKAATLSNVRLEQGTVTSLLEENGTVKGVQYKTKEGNERSLYAPLTVVCDGCFSNLRRSLCKPNVDVPSTFVGLVLENCELPFANHGHVVLADPSPILLYPISSSEVRCLVDVPGQKLPPIANGEMAKYLNTQVAPQIPPEVREAFIAAVEKGNIRTMPNRSMPADPVPTPGALLLGDSFNMRHPLTGGGMTVALADIVVLRDLLRPIHSLKDKEALSKYIESFYTLRKPVASTINTLAGALYKVFLASSDEARTEMREACFDYLSLGGVCSSGPVALLSGLNPRPLSLVLHFFAVAIYAVGRLMLPFPSIKSFWLGARVISSASGIIFPIIKAEGVRQMFFPRSIAALYRTPPLQ; this comes from the exons ATGAAACTGGCCGTTATCCAGAACCTTCCACGACTTGGATTAACAACAACCACCGCATCTCTTGGATCTCCCTTTCTCTCtcctcgtctctctctctccacgcGTCGCCTCAGAAACACTTCCTTAACCACCGGAGCCGCCTTTCCTCGCCGCAAGAAAGACGGACACGAACGCGCTTCTCTGATCTCTGCAGGGACGGTGATAATGGCGCCGGCGATTGAATTCGATCAGTTCATTCTAGCTACGTTCTTCGCTTCTCTGTTCGCGTTAGTGCTTGTATTCGTCTTGCGCCGGAGTAGTCGTGATCGTAAAGACGATGCGAATTCGAATCGGAGCAAGATGAATCGCGGCCTCGTCGCCGTTTCTTCTCAGAACGATCCCGTATCTACGGAGGAGGATGATTCAGGCATCGATGTTATAATCGTCGGAGCTGGTGTTGCTGGTGCCGCTCTCGCTCATACTCTCGGCAAG GAAGGACGAAGAGTGCACGTTATAGAAAGAGACTTGTCTGAGCAAGACAGGATCGTTGGTGAATTGCTTCAACCTGGTGGTTACTTGAAGTTAATCGAGCTCGGCCTtgaag ATTGTGTGAAGGAGATAGATGCTCAACGAGTTCTTGGTTATGCTCTCTTTAAAGACGGGAAGCACACTAAGCTTTCTTACCCCTTGGAAGCGTTTGATTCGGATGTCTCCGGGAGAAGCTTCCACAATGGGAGATTTGTGCAGAGAATGCGAGACAAAGCCGCTACTCTCTCAaa TGTACGTTTGGAGCAAGGAACAGTTACGTCTCTTCTTGAAGAGAACGGGACGGTGAAAGGGGTTCAGTACAAGACAAAAGAGGGCAACGAGCGTAGCTTATATGCTCCTCTCACAGTTGTATGTGATGGTTGTTTCTCCAACTTGCGTCGCTCTCTCTGCAAACCTAAC GTGGATGTACCCTCTACTTTCGTGGGTCTTGTCTTGGAGAATTGTGAACTCCCATTTGCAAATCACGGGCATGTTGTTCTCGCTGACCCATCACCCATCTTATTATACCCCATCAGCAGTTCAGAAGTTCGTTGCTTAGTTGATGTGCCTGGTCAAAAACTTCCTCCCATTGCAAACGGTGAAATGGCAAAGTATCTGAATACACAGGTTGCACCTCAAATACCACCTGAGGTTCGTGAAGCCTTCATTGCCGCGGTTGAAAAGGGTAACATCAGAACCATGCCGAACCGAAGCATGCCAGCTGATCCGGTTCCTACCCCTGGAGCACTTCTTCTAGGTGATTCATTCAACATGCGACATCCTTTAACCGGTGGTGGGATGACAGTGGCATTGGCGGATATAGTTGTACTCCGTGATCTTCTGAGACCAATCCACAGCCTTAAAGACAAAGAAGCACTGTCTAAGTACATAGAATCATTCTACACGTTGCGAAAA CCTGTAGCTTCCACCATCAATACATTGGCGGGTGCGTTGTACAAGGTGTTTTTAGCATCTTCAGACGAAGCGAGAACAGAAATGCGCGAAGCTTGCTTTGATTATCTTAGCCTTGGAGGTGTTTGCTCATCTGGTCCAGTTGCATTGCTCTCTGGTTTGAACCCTCGTCCTTTGAGTTTAGTTCTCCACTTCTTCGCTGTGGCGATCTATGCCGTTGGTCGTTTGATGCTACCATTTCCTTCCATTAAAAGCTTCTGGCTTGGTGCTAGGGTCATCTCG AGTGCTTCAGGCATCATCTTTCCGATAATTAAAGCAGAGGGAGTTAGGCAAATGTTTTTCCCTCGTAGCATTGCTGCCTTATATCGCACTCCGCCCCTTCAATGA